In the Nocardia asteroides genome, GCATGAGGCGCATGTGGGGAACCTGGTCCGGCGCCACGGCGGCGCTGCTGCTGACGGTGGGGCTGGCCGCCGGGTGTTCGTCCGGCGACGACGCCGCGGGCGGCACCTGCGTGGCGGGCCCGAACGGGACGCCGGTGACGGCGGCGGCGCCGGCCGGTGGCGGCGGCGACATCGCCACCAACCCGGAGATCGCGAGCGGCTACCGCTCCGGAATGAGCACGGTGCGGACGTCGAGCTACGCCGTCTCGACCGCCAACCCGGTCGCCACCGAGGCCGCCTGCGAGGTGCTGCGCGACGGCGGCACCGCGGCCGACGCCCTGGTCGCGGCGCAGGCGGTGCTCGGGCTGGTGGAGCCGCAGGCCTCCGGGATCGGCGGCGGCGCCTTCCTGCTCTACTACGACAAGGCCGGCGATACCCTGCGGGCCTACGACGGCAGGGAGACGGCGCCCGCGGCGGCGACCGAGAACTACCTGCGCTGGGTCAGCGACACCGAGCGCACCGAGCCCGCCCCGGACGCCAGGGCCAGCGGCCGCTCGATCGGCGTGCCAGGGGTACTGCGCATGCTGGACCGGGTACACGACGCGCACGGCAGCACCGGCTGGCGCGAGCTCTTCGGCCCGGCGATCACGCTGGCCGACAGCGGCTTCCCGATCAGCGCCCGGCTGGCCGGGCAGATCGCCGAGTCGGCGCCGCAGCTGGCCAGGGACGACAACGCCCGCGGCTACTTCCTGGAGCCGGACGGCACGCCGAAGCGCGAGGGGACGGTGCTCACCAACCCCGCCTACAGCAAGACGCTGAACACCGTCGCCACCGACGGCGCCGACGCCTTCTACACCGGCGCGCTGGCGGCGAACCTGGTCGACGCGGCGCGGGCGGGCACCGGCGGCCGCACCCCGAGCCTGATCAGCACCGGGGACCTGGCGAATTACACAGCGGCCGAGCGCGACCCGCTCTGCACGGAGTACCGCGGGCACCGGATCTGCGGCATGCCCGCGCCGTCCTCCGGCGGGATCGCGGTGGCCGCCACGCTCGGCATCCTGTCGAACTTCGACCTCGCGGCGCTCGGCCCGGAGAACATCGACGCGAACGGCGGCAAGCCGCGCGCCGCGGCGGTGCACCTGATCTCGGAGGCCGAGCGGCTCGCCTACGCCGACCGCAACAAGTACGTGGCGGACACCGACTTCGTTCCGCTGCCCGGCAATTCGCCGCAGACGCTGCTGAACCCGGAGTACCTGAAGCAGCGCGCGGGGCTGATCGATCCGGGCCGCAGCATGGGCACCGCGCAGCCGGGCGACTTCGGGCCGGTGCCGCCCGGCACCGGGCCGCAGCCGCCCGAGCACGGCACCAGCCACATCTCGGTCGTCGACCGCGACGGCAACGCCGCCGCCATGACCACGACGGTGGAGTCGGCGTTCGGCTCGTTCCACATGGTCGACGGCTACCTGCTGAACAACCAGCTCACCGACTTCGCCGCGGACCCGCTCGGCACCGACGGGGCGCCGGTGGCGAACCGGCTCGAGCCCGGCAAGCGGCCGCGCAGCTCGATGAGCCCGACCCTGGTCTTCGGCTCGGACGGGTCGGGCGCGCTGGGCGACCTGGAGCTGGTCACCGGCTCGCCCGGCGGCTCGGTGATCATCCAGTTCGTGGTGAAGACGCTGGTCGGCCTGCTGGACTGGGGGCTCGATCCGCAGCAGGCGGTCTCCGCGGTGTCGTTCGGCGCGGGCAACACCCCGAGTACCGGGGTCGGCGGCGAGCACCCGGCGATCGACACCGCCGAGGACGGGAACCGCGACCCGCTGGTGATCCGGCTGCGCGAGCTCGGGCACCAGGTGTCGGTGGCGCCGCAGAGCAGCGGGCTGAGCGCCATCGTGGTGGACGGCGACGGGCTGACCGGCGGCGCCGATCCGCGCCGCGAAGGCGTGGTCCTCGGCGACACCCGCTGATCCGGGCCGCCGCCCGGTCCCCCTCGGACCCTCCGGCACCGAACGGCCGACGAGCACGTCCGGTCGGTCCCACGGGCGGGGAGCACGTCCGGTCGGTTCCGGGTGCGGGGATCAGGCGCCGGTGTATTCAGCGCCCAGCTCGCGGATGCGGTCGAGCGCGTCGACCGCGTGCTGCCCGTCGTTGGCGCGCACCGCGAGCATCGGCACGTACTCGTCGTGCACGAGTTCCAGGCGGGCCCACGCCTTGCGGTCCGGGAAGGAGACGCCGCGGACGTGCTCCCAGCCGAACCGGCTGTCGCCGAGCACGTTCCGCACCGTGACACCGCTCGGCCCGACCCGCACCCGCGGCCGGGTGAGCAGCAGCGCGGTGAGCGCGGCGAGCACGCCGATGGCGATCATCGCGAGCTGATCGATCAGCCGGAAGTTCACGCCGGTGAAGGCATTGCGCATGCCGACACCCGCGATGACGAACAGGATCAGCAGGACGACCGCGACGATCCGCGCGGTGCGCACCGCCTTCCGCGGCCGCACCTCGAAATCCCAGGCCGGCTCGGGCGCCGCCGCGGCGGCCCTGCGACGGATCCGCACCACCGGCACGGCTACGCCGATCCGCGCAGCGTGCGCAGGGTGAGCGCGGCGTCGAGCGCGGCGGCGGCGGCCTGCTCGCCCTTGTTCTCCGCGGAGCCGGGCAGCCCGGCGCGGTCCAGCGCCTGCTCCTCGGTGTTCGTGGTGAGCACGCCGTTCGCCACCGGGGTGCCCGCGTCCAGCGAGACCCGGGTGAGCCCGGCGGTCACCGCGTCGCAGACGTACTCGAAGTGCGGGGTGCCGCCGCGGATGACGACGCCGAGCGCGACCACCGCGTCGTGCGTGCGGGCCAGCTCCTGCGCCACCACCGGCAGCTCCATCGCGCCCGCGCAGCGGACGACCGTCACCTGCCGCACCCCGGCCTCCTTCGCCACCCGCTCGGCATTCGCCACCAGGGTGTCGCAGATGGTCGTGTGCCAGCGCGAGGCCACGATGCCGAGCCGGAGGTCGGCGGAGTCGGACAGCTCGAAGCTCGGTACGCCGGTGCCACTCATTGTTCCGGGGGTCCTTCCTAGTGCGCGGTCTCGCCGAGATCCAGGTCGTCCAGCCCGACCAGGTCGTGGCCCATGCGGTCGCGCTTGGTGCGCAGGTACCGCAGGTTCTCGGCGTTCGGCCGCACCGTCATCGGCACCCGCTCGCTCACGGTCAGGCCGTAGCCGTCCAGCCCGACCCGCTTGGCGGGGTTGTTGGTGAGCAGCCGCATGGACCGGACCCCGAGGTCGACCAGGATCTGCGCGCCGATGCCGTAGTCCCGCGCGTCGGCGGGCAGCCCGAGCTCGATATTGGCGTCGACGGTGTCGCGGCCGGAGTCCTGCAGCTGGTAGGCCTGCAGCTTGTGCATGAGCCCGATGCCGCGGCCCTCGTGGCCGCGCATGTAGAGCACGACGCCACGGCCCTCGGTGGCGACCAGCTCCAGCGCGGCATCCAGCTGCGGACCGCAGTCGCAGCGCAGCGAGCCGAAGACGTCACCGGTGAGGCACTCCGAGTGCACCCGCACCAGCACGTCGTCGCCGCCGCCGATGTCGCCGCGGACCAGCGCGACGTGCTCGACCTCGTCGTAGATGCTCTGGTAGCCGACCGCCTGGAACTGGCCGTGCGCGGTCGGGATGCGCGCCTCGGCGATCCGGACGACCTGCTGCTCGTGCCTGCGCCGCCAGGCGATCATCTCGGCGATGGAGATCAGCGCGAGGTCGTGGTCGTCGGCGAAGACGCGCAGCTCCTCGGTGCGGGCCATGTGGCCCTCGTCCTTCTGGGAGACGATCTCGCAGATCACGCCCGCCGGGCGCAGCCCGGCCATCCGGGCCAGGTCGACCGCGGCCTCGGTGTGCCCGGGGCGGCGCAGCACGCCGCCCTCCTTGGCACGCAGCGGGACCACGTGGCCGGGCCTGGTCAGGTCGTCGGCCTTGGCGTTCGGGTCGGCGAGCAGCCGGATGGTGGTGGCGCGGTCGGCGCCGGATATGCCGGTGGTGATGCCGTCGCGGGCGTCGACCGAGACGGTGTAGGCGGTGCCGTGCTTGTCCTGGTTCATCGCGTACATCGGCGGCAGCCCGAGGCGGTCGCAGTCCTCGCCGGTCAGCGGGACGCAGATGTAGCCCGAGGTGTAGCGGATCATGAACGCGACCAGCTCGGGCGTCGCCTTCTCCGCGGCGAAGATGAGGTCACCCTCGTTCTCGCGGTCCTCGTCGTCGACGACGACGACGGCCTTGCCCGCCGCCATGTCGGCGACAGCCCGCTCGATAGTGTCGAACCTGGTCACGTCTTTGCGCTCCATCGTGTTCGCCCCACCGGGGGGCACTTTGCCTCACCACACTACGGCCTGCGCGGGGAGGCGTTCCGCGCCGCCCGCTCAGCCGCGCTGCTGCAACCGCTCCACGTACTTGGCGATGACGTCGACCTCGAGGTTGACGGTGGTCCCGGGGGGCGCGGAGCCGAGCGTGGTGAGCGCGAGCGTGGTCGGGATGAGCGAGACCTCGAACCAGTCGCCGTCGGCGGCCGAGCCGCCGAGCCCGGAGACGGTGAGCGAGGTGCCGTCGACGGTGATCGAGCCCTTCTCCACCACGTACTTCGCGATCTCGGCGGGCAGCGAGACCCGCACGACCTCCCAGTTCTCCGACGGGGTGCGGGCGAGCACGGCGCCGGTGCCGTCCACGTGGCCCTGCACCAGGTGCCCGCCGAGCCTGCTGTTCAGCGCGGCGGCGCGCTCCAGATTCACCCGGGAGCCGATGTCGAGCGCCCCGATGCTGGACCGGTTCAGCGTCTCGGCCATCACGTCGACGGTGAAGGAGTCGCCGACGACCACGTCGTCGACGACGGTCAGGCAGACGCCGTTCACCGCGATCGAATCGCCGTGCGCGGCGTCCGAGGTCACCAGCTTGCCGCGGATGGTCAGCCGCGCGGCGTCGGTGAGCCGCTCGACCGCGACGATCTCGCCGAGCTCCTCCACGATCCCTGTGAACATGTGTCTCCCTCCGGGTCTACCGGTGCGAACATCCCGCACCGGGTCGCGCATTCCCGCCGTTCAGCCCGCGGTGGCGGCCGCCGCCGCGGCCGCGCGGGCGCGCAGCGCGGCCACCGTGGCGGCCGGATCCGCGGTGCCGTAGACCGCCGACCCCGCGACGAAGCAGTCCACCCCCGCCTCGGCGGCGGCCTCGATGGTGTCGGCGTTGATGCCGCCGTCGATCTCCACCAGCAGCCGCAGCTCGCCGGAGTCGACCAGCCGGCGCACCGCCTTCGCCTTGGCGAGCACCTCGGGGATGAACGACTGGCCGCCGAAGCCCGGCTCGACGCTCATCACCAGCAGCGTGTCGAAATCGCGCAGGATCTCCAGGTACGGCTCGATCGGGGTGCCCGGCTTGACCGAGAGCCCGGCCTTGGCGCCTGCCGCGCGGATGTCCCTGGCGACGGCGACCGGGTCGTCGGTGGCCTCGGCGTGGAAGGTGACGTTGTGCGCCCCCGCCTCCGCGTACGGCGGCGCCCAGCGGCCCGGGTCCTCGATCATCAGGTGGCAGTCGAGCGGGATGTCGGTGGCCTTGAGCAGGCTCTGTACGATCGGCAGGCCGAGCGTCAGGTTCGGCACGAAATGCGCGTCCATCACGTCCACGTGCAGCCAGTCCGCGCCTGCCACCGCCCTGGTCTCGGCGGCCAGGTTGGCGAAATCGGCGGAGAGGATGGACGGGGCGATCATCGGCCGGTCGGGGCGGGCGAAGGTGGGAGTGGACACAGCGCGGAGTGTATCGGCCGCGCGCCGCGCAGGTCCGCGCGGTTGTGCCGCCCCGCGGGTGGGTAATCTCTGGGCGTGATCAACATTTCGGCGGAGAAGGGGATTTACAGCACCCCGGTGGAGATCAGGGTGGCGGCCGCGGTCTCGCAGCTGCCCATCGTGCGCGGGCTCGCCGAAACATTGGTGCTGCTCAGCGAATTCACGCTGGACGAGGTAGCCGACGTCCGGCTCGCGGTGGACGAGGTGTGCTCGAACCTGATCGAGGTCGCGGCGCCGGACAGCTATCTGAACTGCCGCTTCGTGGTCGGCGAGACCGACCTGCTCGTGCACGTGAGCGGGCTGGCGGCGACCGAGGGGCTACCCGATCAGCGCAGCTTCGGCTGGCACGTACTGCGCACCCTCGCCGACTCCGTCGAGGCCCACCAGGCCCCGTACGACGCGACCGCCGCCGGCTACCCGACCTGGGTCGAGTTCCGCCGGGCCCGGGCCGAGGCGTGACGGACGGACGGCCCGTGTTCGAGCCACAGCGCGACGCGGCCGGTGCGGAGGCCGGGCCGGACGCGAGCACGCTGCGGCAGCCCGAACCGGAACCGGCCGCGGCGGCTGCGGGCGAGGCCGCCGTCGACGATCCGGAGGAGGACGCGCTCGGCGGCGAGGACGACGCGGTCGCGGAGTACGGCGCCAAGGGCTCGGTCCCCGGCTACGACGACGTCGCCGCGCTCTTCGGCGACCTGGCCCGCACCGAGCCGGGCACCGCGCGGCACGCCGCGGTGCGCGAGGAGCTGATCAACCGCTGCATCCCGCTCGCCGACCACATCGCGCGCAAGTTCAGCGGCCGCGGCGAGCCGTTCGACGACCTCACCCAGGTGGCGCGGGTCGGGCTGGTGCACGCGGTGGACCGGTTCGACGTCGGCCGCGGCTCCAACTTCCTCTCCTTCGCGGTGCCGACCATCATGGGCGAGGTCAGGCGCTATTTCCGGGACCACACCTGGGCCATGCGGGTGCCGCGCCGGGTCAAGGAGACGCACCTGCGGATCGGCGCGGCGATCGACTCGCTCTCGCAGCGGCTCGGCCGCTCCCCCACCGTCAAGGAGATCGCCGCCGAGCTCGGCGTCGACCCGGACGAGGTCACCCAGGCGGTGATCGCGGGCAACGCCTACCAGCCCAGCTCCATCGACGCCGCCTCGCTCGGCCGCGATACCGAGGCCTCGCTGCTCGACACGCTGGGCGAGGAGGAGTCGCAGTTCGACCGGGTCGAGGAGTACGTGGCGATCCGGCCGCTGCTCGCCGGGCTGCCGGAGCGCGAGCGGCGCATCCTCACCATGCGGTTCTTCGAGTCCATGACGCAGACCCAGATCGCGCAGCGGATGGGGATCTCGCAGATGCACGTCTCCCGGATCCTGGCCAAGACGCTGGCCCGGCTGCGCGAGCAGACCACCCGCGAGTAGCTACTCTGCCCGCTGCTCGCGCAGCTTCGCCGGGGCCGCCTGCCACCACGCGCCGTCGACCAGCTCGGCGAGCTGCGCGCGGTCGACCCGGTCCAGGTCGACCAGGATGCTCGCGTAGCCGTCGTAGTGCGGGGTGGTGAAGAAGGCCGGGTCGCCCGAGGCGAGCAGCGCCTCCTTCTCCGCCATCGGGCAGCGCAGCATGACCGCGCCCTCCGCCTCGGTGCGCAGCCGCGCGAAACCCTTGCCGCCCACCTTCAGCGACGGGGTGCGGTACCAGGTGCTCTCTTCGACGCCGGGCAGCTCACGGCCGAGCGCGACGACGTCATCCCAGGTGCAGGCCATGCCGTCCAGTCTGCGCGCCGCGCCGCCGCCCGGCTTGGACGAATGGAACGGCGGCGCGGCGGCTCAGGCGGGTTTGCGCAGGGCGGCCAGGAACATGGCGTCGGTGCCGTGCCGGTGCGGCCAGAGCTGGGCGGACGGGCCGTCGCCCGCGTCGGTGACGCCGGGGAGCAGCGCGGGGGTGTCCAGTTCGAGCGCGCCGGTGCGGCGCACCAGGTCGCCTGCCACGGCCGTGGTCTCGGCCAGGTGCGGGGAGCAGGTCGAGTAGAGCACGACGCCGCCGGGGCGGAGCAGGTCGTAGGCGGCGGCGAGGAGTTCGCGCTGCAGGGCGGTGAGCTCGGCGAGGTCCTCCGGGCGGCGGCGCCAGCGCGCCTCGGGGCGGCGGCGCAGCGCGCCGAGACCGGTGCACGGGGCGTCGACCAGGATGCGGTCGTAGCCGGGCTCGAGGCCGCTGTCCCTGCCGTCCACGACGTGCACCCGGACCGGGAGGTCCCTGGTGGCGCGGCGGACCAGTTCGGCGCGGTGCTCGGAGTGCTCCACCGCGTCCACGGTGTAGCCGTCGATGGCGGCGAGCGAGCCGAGCAGGTTCGCCTTGCCGCCGGGGCCCGCGCACAGGTCGAGCCAGCGGCCGGTGTCGGGGCCGTCGAGCTCGGCGCGGGTGAGCGCGAGCGCCACCAGCTGGCTGCCCTCGTCCTGCACCGCGGCCATGCCGGCCCGGATCGGCTCCAGGTCGCCCGGGTCGCCGCCCTCGTCCAGGTAGACCGCGTACGGCGACCAGCGGCCCTCGGTGCCGCCGGTGACCAGGGCCAGCTCCTCGGCGGTGATGTCGCCGGGGCGGGCGACCAGGTGCACCGCGGGGCGGGCGTCGTCCGCCTCGAGCGCGGCGGCCAGCTCGCCCGCGCGGGCGCCGAGCGCGTCGGCGAAGGACTGGGCGATCCAGAGCGGGTGCGCGTGCTCGAACGCGAGGTGGGCCACCGGGTCGGCCGGGGCCAGCTCCTCGACCCACTCCGCCAGCGTGCGGTTCGCGGCCTTGCGCAGGACCGCGTTCACGAAGCCGGCTTTGCCCTGGCCGTGCTCGGCGCGGACCAGGGCGACCGAGGTGTCCACCGCGGCGTGCGCGCCGATCCTGGTGCGCAGGAGTTGGTAGGTGCCGAGGCGGAGGACGTCGAGGAGGTCGCCGTCGATCTCCGCGATCGGGCGGGCGGCCGCTGCCTCGATCACCGCGTCCAGCTGGCCGCGGGCGCGGCTGGTGCCGTAGGCGAGCTCCGTCGCGAGCGCGGCGTCGCGGCCGGAGAGCTTGTAGCGGCGGAGGAGCGCCGGGAGGGCGAGGTTCGCGTAGGCGTCGCGTTCGCGCACATCGCGCAGCAGATCCCTGGCCGCGAGCCGCGCCCCGTCTTCCGGTGCACCGGAGCGCTTCCCACTCGGGCGGACGCCTGCCTGCCCCTTACCCGGCCGCCGGTCGTCGCCGCGGCCGCGCTTGGCATCGGCCCCCGCTTTCGGGCGGCGCGCGTCGCCCGTCCGGTCCCGCTCCGGGGCGCGCCTGCCGTTCGCGTCCGGACGGTCGTCGGCACCTCGGCCGCCCACCCGGCCCCTGCGGCGATCGTCACCGGCATTCGCGCCGGTGCGGCGCGCATCGCTGTTCATTCGACCACCGTTCCGGTGCCGAGCCGCGCGCCGCGGGCCCAGTCGATGGCTGGCATCATGCGTTTGCCCGGTGGCTGCACCTGGCCGAGGCGGACGGCGGTGGTGGCGGTGCCGATGTAGACCCCGTCCTTGCGCACCTCGACGGAGCCGACCGGCAGCTCGTCCTCGACCAGCTCGACCGGGCCGAGTTTGAGCCGGGCCGAGTCGACGAGGGTCCAGGCGCCGGGGGCCGGGGTGACGGCGCGGATCCGGCGGCCGACGTTCAGCGCGGGCTGATCCCAGCGCACCCGCCCCGCCTCCGGCGCGAGCTTCGGCGCGTAGGAGACCCCGTCCGTGCTCTGCGGCACCGCCTGCAGCGTCCCGTCCTCGACCCCGTCGAGCGTGGTGGCGAGCAGGTGCGCCCCGCTGTGCGAGAGCTTCTCCAGCAGCGTGCCCGCGGTGTCGGTGACCTCGATCTTCTCGGTGATCACGCCGAACACCGGCCCGGTGTCGAGCCCGGCCTCGATGCGGAAGGTGGAGGCGCCGGTGATCTCGTCGCCCGCGTCGACGGCGGCCTGCACCGGGGCCGCCCCGCGCCAGGCGGGCAGCAGCGAGAAGTGCAGGTTGATCCAGCCGTGCGGTGGAATGCCGAGGATCCGCTCCGGCAGCAGCGCACCGTAGGCGACCACCGGGCAGCAGTCCGGCGCCAGCTCGGTGAGCTGTTCGACGAACTCCGGCTCCCCCGGCCTGCCCGGGGTGAAGACCGGGATCCCGTGCTCGTCGGCGAGCAGCGCCACCGGCGACCTGCTCACCTTTCGCCCGCGCCCGGCCACGGCATCGGGCCTGGTGAGAACCCCGATCACGGTGTGCCGCGGCGACTCGAGCAGCGTGCGCAGCGCCGGAACGGCGGGGTCGGGGGTCCCCGCGAAGAGCACCCGCATCAGCGACCGCCCCCCGTGCCGAGCCCGCGCGACTCGCGCACCGTGATCCCCGCGCCGAACCAGTCCGACTCGCGGATGGTGCGCATGGCCTCCTTGCGCGAAGCCGGATCCAGCCGGTCCAGGAAGAGCACCCCGTCCAGGTGGTCGGTCTCGTGCTGCACGCACCGGGCGAGCAGCCCGTCCGCCTCGAAGGAGACCGGAGCGCCGGTGGCGTCGACTCCGGTGGCCCGCAGCCGCAGCGCGCGGCGCACGTCGTAGCGCACGCCGGGAATGGAGAGGCAGCCCTCCGGGCCGACCTGCTCCTCCTCGCCGAGCACCTCGTAGCTCGGGTTCACCAGGTGCCCGGCCGCGTCGCCGGTGTCGTAGACGAAGACCCGCAGCCCGACCCCGATCTGCGGCGCGGCCATCCCGACCCCGCCGTCGTCGTGCATGGTGTCGGTGAGATCGTCCACCAGCCTGCGCAATTCGGCGTCGAAGGCCGCCACCTCGGCGGCGCGCGAGCGCAGGATCGGGTCGCCGAACAGGCGAACGGGCTGGACGGTCACGGCGGACTCCCGGGAAGACGGAACAACGGTCGTCCCATTCTAGAGAGCCCGCCCGGACGGTCAGGAGTTGCCCGCGATCACCACCTGCGGAATGCCGGTGCCGAGCGGGACCGGTGCGCACACCGGCTCCGGCGCGTGCTCCGGATCGAGCACGCCGATCAGCAGCTCCTGCACGAACGGGTCGTAGACCATGTGGAAATGCCCGGTCAGGTCGGCCGCGCAGAGATCCTGCAGCGCGATGTTGCGCGCGTTCGGGCCGTGCAGGGCGATATTGCCGAACGGCTGGATCATCTCGTCCACCCGGCTGCCGACGGTGATGTACTCCGGGCCGGGCACGGTGTCGCCGCCCGCGTTGAGCTCGGTCATCACCGGCGAGCCCTGCGCCTGCTGCACGGCGGCCAGCGAGGTGACCCGCTCGAAGACCTGCAGCACGCCGGGGATGGCCTGCGCGATCGGCACCAGCCCGTACATGACCCCGCCGTAGCTGGGCGAGGCCAGCCCCACCCAGCGACCGACGTTCGGCGCGCCGCCGAGCTTGTTGGTGTAATAGCGGGTCACGTTGGCGCCCTGCGAGAAGCCGACCAGGTCGACCTGTGCGGCGCCGGTGGCGGCGAGCACCTGGTCGACGAAGAGGGCGAGCTGCCGCCCGCTGGCGGGCAGATCCTCGGTGCCGTAGCTCAGCGCCCCCGGCGCGCCGCCGTAGTTCAGGGCGAAGACGCAGAAGCCCGCGGCGGCGAGCCGCGGTGCGATGGCCGAGTAGTCCGAGTAGGCGGAGGAGTCGGTGCCGTGCGCCAGGATCACCGGGCGCGGCCGCTCGGCATCCGGCGTGCAGCCGAAATCGTTGGTGCCGGTGGGCACGACGCGCGGATGCTGCTTCTGGTACCAGGCAGCGGCCAGGTGGTCCGGCTGCGGCGGGCCCTGTTCGGTCGGCACCTCGGCCGCCCGGAAGTCGCTCGGCTGCGCCGACGCCGACCACGGATACATCCCCGCTGCGGTGCCGACCACCGCGCTCGCGACCACCGCCAGAACCGCGGCCCCGCGCCGCAGTTGTGACAATCCCCTACCCCACACCCAAGACGGTTGTTCCATACAACAATCTTCGCGCTCCCCAGCGCTTTTCGCGGCCCGAGCCGCGTGCTTTCACACCTTCGTTACCGCGCGGTCGCCGCACCGTTGCGCAGCGGCCGGGACGCCGGTCGGGGACGGTTTGTCATGCCCCGAATTCCGGTGCCCGAGGCGGGGCCGGAGCCCGGGCATGCCCGGGCGTGTCCGGCCCCGCGCCCGAGGTCACTTCTCGCTCTCGGCCACTCCGGGCTCGTCGTCCTCGGCGAGGATGCGGTACAGGCTGCGGCGGGCCTCGGTGAGCACCTCGGCCGCCTTCGCCGCCTGCGCGGGGGTGCCCGCGGCGGCGACCTGGCCGACGGCGCCCATGAGCGCCCCGATCAGCTCGCGCAGATCCCGCGCGTGCGGCCCGACATCGCCCGCGACGTCCGCCCAGGGGTCGCCGAGCTCGTCCCGGTGCTCCTCGACGTAGGCCACGCCCTCCTCGGAGAGCTTCGCGGTCTTGCGGCCGGAGACCTTCTCGATGACGATCAGCCCCTCGTCCTCCAGCTGCGCCAGCGCCGGGTAGATGGAGCCGGGGCTCGGCCGCCAGACATCCTCGGAGCGCTCGCGGATCCGCTGGATCAGCTCGTAGCCGTGCATGGGCCGCTCGGTGAGCAGCAGCAGGACCGCGGCGCGCACGTCGCCGCGCCTGCCGCGCCCGCCCCTGCCGCGGCCACGGCCGAGACCGGGGCCGAAGCCGGGGCCGAAACCGCCGGGACCGCCGGGACCGAAGCCGGGGCCGAACTCCGGTCCGGGACCGAAGCCGTGCCTGCCGCCGCGGCGGAAGTGCCCGCGGCCCCGCTCGAACGGGGGGCGGGGGCCACGCGGGCCGAATTCTCCGTGCAGTGGGTGTTCCATGATTGCCTCCTCAGGCTCTCGTGTTCGTTTCACAGTATCGACGATATATCGACAATAGATCGAACGCAAGAACTCCGGGAGTTGTTCCCGGTGTTCGGAGGCGGGTGTCAGCCGATGTCGACGGGGTCGATCTGGACGCGCAGCGGGGCGTCCGAGCGCTGCGTGCTGCGCACGGCCTGGCCGGCGGTGAGGGCGCGGGCGAGCGCGGCGCCGTCGGAGCGCGGGACGCGGAGCAGGATGCGCTCGACCGGAGCGCTGCTGTCCGCGGCGAAGGGCGGGCGGGCGCTCTCCGGCAGCGGGACCGGGCCGAGCACCTGCACCCCGTCGGGAAGCGTTGTCGCGGCGAGGAAGTCGGCCACCGACCCGCCGGTGCCGTCGACGGCGGCGAGCCGGACGGCGGGCGGGAAGCCGACCTCGGCGCGCGCCGCCAGCTCGGCGCGCGCGTGCCCGACCGGGTCCCAGCGCACCAGCGCCTGCACCGTCGGCACCCCCGGGTCGGCCATCACGATCACCCGGCCGTGCGGCCGGACCAGCGCGGCCGCCGCGGTCCAGCGGCGCAGCGTGTCCTCGGTGGCGCGCAGGTCGGCGCGGGTGAGCAGGGCCCAGCCGTCGAGCAGCAGCCCGACGCCGTAGCCGCCGCGCACCCGCGGCTCGGCGCCCACGGTGGCGACGACGACCTGCGGCCCCGGCTCGACGGTGTCCAGCACCGTTCCGCCGCCGGAGCCGCGGATCGGCACGTCGGGGAAGGCGCGGCCGAGCTCCTCCGCGGTG is a window encoding:
- the ggt gene encoding gamma-glutamyltransferase, whose product is MRRMWGTWSGATAALLLTVGLAAGCSSGDDAAGGTCVAGPNGTPVTAAAPAGGGGDIATNPEIASGYRSGMSTVRTSSYAVSTANPVATEAACEVLRDGGTAADALVAAQAVLGLVEPQASGIGGGAFLLYYDKAGDTLRAYDGRETAPAAATENYLRWVSDTERTEPAPDARASGRSIGVPGVLRMLDRVHDAHGSTGWRELFGPAITLADSGFPISARLAGQIAESAPQLARDDNARGYFLEPDGTPKREGTVLTNPAYSKTLNTVATDGADAFYTGALAANLVDAARAGTGGRTPSLISTGDLANYTAAERDPLCTEYRGHRICGMPAPSSGGIAVAATLGILSNFDLAALGPENIDANGGKPRAAAVHLISEAERLAYADRNKYVADTDFVPLPGNSPQTLLNPEYLKQRAGLIDPGRSMGTAQPGDFGPVPPGTGPQPPEHGTSHISVVDRDGNAAAMTTTVESAFGSFHMVDGYLLNNQLTDFAADPLGTDGAPVANRLEPGKRPRSSMSPTLVFGSDGSGALGDLELVTGSPGGSVIIQFVVKTLVGLLDWGLDPQQAVSAVSFGAGNTPSTGVGGEHPAIDTAEDGNRDPLVIRLRELGHQVSVAPQSSGLSAIVVDGDGLTGGADPRREGVVLGDTR
- a CDS encoding PH domain-containing protein — translated: MRIRRRAAAAAPEPAWDFEVRPRKAVRTARIVAVVLLILFVIAGVGMRNAFTGVNFRLIDQLAMIAIGVLAALTALLLTRPRVRVGPSGVTVRNVLGDSRFGWEHVRGVSFPDRKAWARLELVHDEYVPMLAVRANDGQHAVDALDRIRELGAEYTGA
- the ribH gene encoding 6,7-dimethyl-8-ribityllumazine synthase: MSGTGVPSFELSDSADLRLGIVASRWHTTICDTLVANAERVAKEAGVRQVTVVRCAGAMELPVVAQELARTHDAVVALGVVIRGGTPHFEYVCDAVTAGLTRVSLDAGTPVANGVLTTNTEEQALDRAGLPGSAENKGEQAAAAALDAALTLRTLRGSA
- a CDS encoding bifunctional 3,4-dihydroxy-2-butanone-4-phosphate synthase/GTP cyclohydrolase II, with the protein product MTRFDTIERAVADMAAGKAVVVVDDEDRENEGDLIFAAEKATPELVAFMIRYTSGYICVPLTGEDCDRLGLPPMYAMNQDKHGTAYTVSVDARDGITTGISGADRATTIRLLADPNAKADDLTRPGHVVPLRAKEGGVLRRPGHTEAAVDLARMAGLRPAGVICEIVSQKDEGHMARTEELRVFADDHDLALISIAEMIAWRRRHEQQVVRIAEARIPTAHGQFQAVGYQSIYDEVEHVALVRGDIGGGDDVLVRVHSECLTGDVFGSLRCDCGPQLDAALELVATEGRGVVLYMRGHEGRGIGLMHKLQAYQLQDSGRDTVDANIELGLPADARDYGIGAQILVDLGVRSMRLLTNNPAKRVGLDGYGLTVSERVPMTVRPNAENLRYLRTKRDRMGHDLVGLDDLDLGETAH
- a CDS encoding riboflavin synthase, encoding MFTGIVEELGEIVAVERLTDAARLTIRGKLVTSDAAHGDSIAVNGVCLTVVDDVVVGDSFTVDVMAETLNRSSIGALDIGSRVNLERAAALNSRLGGHLVQGHVDGTGAVLARTPSENWEVVRVSLPAEIAKYVVEKGSITVDGTSLTVSGLGGSAADGDWFEVSLIPTTLALTTLGSAPPGTTVNLEVDVIAKYVERLQQRG
- the rpe gene encoding ribulose-phosphate 3-epimerase produces the protein MIAPSILSADFANLAAETRAVAGADWLHVDVMDAHFVPNLTLGLPIVQSLLKATDIPLDCHLMIEDPGRWAPPYAEAGAHNVTFHAEATDDPVAVARDIRAAGAKAGLSVKPGTPIEPYLEILRDFDTLLVMSVEPGFGGQSFIPEVLAKAKAVRRLVDSGELRLLVEIDGGINADTIEAAAEAGVDCFVAGSAVYGTADPAATVAALRARAAAAAAATAG
- a CDS encoding ATP-binding protein codes for the protein MINISAEKGIYSTPVEIRVAAAVSQLPIVRGLAETLVLLSEFTLDEVADVRLAVDEVCSNLIEVAAPDSYLNCRFVVGETDLLVHVSGLAATEGLPDQRSFGWHVLRTLADSVEAHQAPYDATAAGYPTWVEFRRARAEA
- a CDS encoding RNA polymerase sigma factor SigF, whose protein sequence is MFEPQRDAAGAEAGPDASTLRQPEPEPAAAAAGEAAVDDPEEDALGGEDDAVAEYGAKGSVPGYDDVAALFGDLARTEPGTARHAAVREELINRCIPLADHIARKFSGRGEPFDDLTQVARVGLVHAVDRFDVGRGSNFLSFAVPTIMGEVRRYFRDHTWAMRVPRRVKETHLRIGAAIDSLSQRLGRSPTVKEIAAELGVDPDEVTQAVIAGNAYQPSSIDAASLGRDTEASLLDTLGEEESQFDRVEEYVAIRPLLAGLPERERRILTMRFFESMTQTQIAQRMGISQMHVSRILAKTLARLREQTTRE